CTTGTCAAAGAAGGCAGCAACCTTGTGAAATCTTCCTAACACCTTAATATCAACAGGAATTTCAGCATAAAAATCTCGTTTAACCTCTGGCATTGGCTTGAAAAACAAAAACTCAAGTTCTGCCTCCCTTCCCAAACTGGATATGTTGGCAAGTAAACTGGGGATTTCTTTTTTGTCAGGAAGTTGGGTCAATGCCATGGTAAGTTCTGCATTCAACTTTGCCACTTCTTGCTTAAATTTTACCAGTTTTCTGGCGATAGTCTGTTTTTTTATCAAATCTGACTGCAATTGATCCAATTTAGATTGAAGTTCGCTTATCTCATTTTGTTTGGACATATAAAAAAGGTAGTAGTAAGCAGCAGATATTAAAAACAAGACACCTATAAGTATCATTATCTTTTTTGCAGTAGGCAATTTTGCTATTTTATCCAGTGCATCAGCCACTTCAATTACTCGCTACTTTTCAGGTAGTAATACCTGGCATGTGATATCGAACCTTTTAAGTTTCAAACCTTCCCATATTTCTTGCTGTGATTGAATAAGCTCAATATCTGAGAAATAGGTTGACCTTTCCATGTTCTTCATAAAACTGGCAATCGTTTCATTATCCAGCGCTATACCACTCAGGGTTAATTTTAGATCGGTTTCTTGCAGTGAGCTAATCCATAATCTGTTTGGGGTGCTTTTACTGAGTTCATAAAGTATTTGTACCGGGCCAGTCTTTTTACGACTCAGCATGTCAATAACCTTAATCTTGTCCTCCAATTCTTTCTTCCTTTTTTGATATTCCTTGACATCTCCCACTACTTTATCTAAGCGATTGATCTCATCTTCGGTACTTTTAATCTCATTGTTTAGCGTGTTGATTTTCCTGGATGCATTAATATGAAAATAACCAAGGACAAGTGCCAACAATACTACAGAGAGAATACCTATAGATACAGATTGCCTTGCACTTTCTCTCTTTCTTGCTTCCCTTATCGGTAATAGATTTATCCTTATCATTTGTCCC
The Thermodesulfobacteriota bacterium DNA segment above includes these coding regions:
- a CDS encoding type 4a pilus biogenesis protein PilO, producing the protein MADALDKIAKLPTAKKIMILIGVLFLISAAYYYLFYMSKQNEISELQSKLDQLQSDLIKKQTIARKLVKFKQEVAKLNAELTMALTQLPDKKEIPSLLANISSLGREAELEFLFFKPMPEVKRDFYAEIPVDIKVLGRFHKVAAFFDKVSKLPRIVNITNLNMSNTKIPDGEDSLTVSCMATTFKFLEKEDKSATKNTKGK
- a CDS encoding PilN domain-containing protein; translated protein: MIRINLLPIREARKRESARQSVSIGILSVVLLALVLGYFHINASRKINTLNNEIKSTEDEINRLDKVVGDVKEYQKRKKELEDKIKVIDMLSRKKTGPVQILYELSKSTPNRLWISSLQETDLKLTLSGIALDNETIASFMKNMERSTYFSDIELIQSQQEIWEGLKLKRFDITCQVLLPEK